The stretch of DNA CCGCCTCGCAGCATACCTCTGCAGAGGCATCACAGTGATCAAGCATGCTTGAgatttaaataagaaataaattcATCAATACATGTGTCCTTTGCTAATCAAACCTCGTCTTCCAGGGACCAGACTCTACGTAACGCCGGACAACATCTTCAACATCGTTCTACTGGGACAAACTGGGACTGGAAAGAGTGCGTCTGGGAACTCCATCCTGTCTCTTGGAAGCTCCAAGTCGCGCCCGAGACCTTTTGTATCCAGGCCGAGCTCCATCCCAGTCACCAAGGTGTGTGATGCCAGATTCATGAGCCAGGGGTTCGGGATGCCCGTGAGAGTGGTCGATACTCCAGACTTCTTTCACGACGAACTCAGAAACCCAGAGGCGCAGGTAGCCGAGTGTAGGAAGTACTGCCAGCGTGGGGAATGCGTGGTGTTACTCGTGTTACAGCTGGGCCGGGTCACAGATGGTGAGAGAGGAATATTAGAAAAGCTGGAGGACATGTTAGGCTGGAAGCTCAGGGAGGAGACAATCGTGGTGCTGACCCACGCAGATGACCTGAGGGAAAGTCTGGTTGACCATGTTAACTCAAATCCTGCCCTCAGGGACATTGTTGACAAGTGCAGTTTTCGCTGTAAAGTCCTGAACAACAACTCCAAGGGCACCAAGCAGGTCGTAGATCTCATCAGGTCTATTCCAAATTATGAAAAACGTTTCCCAAAGTTGGCGAAAAAAGAATCTTCTGAGTGCTTGTTGTGTTAGATTGACTCAAAGTGCTCACCAGTACGCTCCCAATGTGCCAACTACAAACCCCTTTAACAGTTTACTGTGGCAACTTGGCTTGGtagtgttgtatactaagtagcgatgatgtgaagatgtattgaagagaagtccgccgacaccgtcttgatcgtatataaaggtttattacaaaaagaccgGCATCaattcaagcactgcagaacttggagagtgtccggccaaaaggatTATCTTATGTATAAATCGAACAAAAGAGGGGTTAAAGGAAAGGTCAGGGGTTAACAGGAAGCCCCTAACATAACATCCCAGAGGAAGAAAACGTAAATCACATGTGCTACTCACATTccatatattgacaaaaaagaCACTACAGTAGTGTCAGACTCGTGGCGgacagttacaaaaaaaagagatcctAGTCGGTTCAGCTGTACCAGAGATGTTGCTCTGTTGCCGACAATTTTTGTCAAACGTTCAGATAGGTCGTGCCGGCAGGAGGAGTCGTCCAGTCTCCATCCGCCGTGACGACAGTCTGGCGAGGTCCCACAGGAGCAGGAGAGCTCAGCAGCTGTGCGCTGGTCTTCAGGTGTCGGTTCACCAGCCGTTCATTTCCACAACTAACTGGTTAAGTCTTCATCCGTGTTGAGTTGCCTCAACAACACAACCAAAGCCAAGCCGCTTGAAATCTCTTCTATATACaaccgtatatatatatatcttacatttttttgtgagtgtttcGTTTGCAGACAAA from Scophthalmus maximus strain ysfricsl-2021 chromosome 20, ASM2237912v1, whole genome shotgun sequence encodes:
- the LOC118285337 gene encoding GTPase IMAP family member 8, whose product is MQQNRDPPPYPEKLTIALLGKTNPLKDAIGNKILSAEDYFNSASNDLVVGENNSFIVIKTHDFFDEKCKHPDQQIIDFMAISYPGPNLFMLVMDPGNTQEEKVVAQISKLQDIFGENITTHLVVMLPDVQSSQSLSHLREIFHVQLGSADDNLVHECRRWSPIRNSFLFNYKNYTQEAVTRRRAALEKRRYNPPSEDATAGTRLYVTPDNIFNIVLLGQTGTGKSASGNSILSLGSSKSRPRPFVSRPSSIPVTKVCDARFMSQGFGMPVRVVDTPDFFHDELRNPEAQVAECRKYCQRGECVVLLVLQLGRVTDGERGILEKLEDMLGWKLREETIVVLTHADDLRESLVDHVNSNPALRDIVDKCSFRCKVLNNNSKGTKQVVDLIRSIPNYEKRFPKLAKKESSECLLC